The Longimicrobiales bacterium nucleotide sequence ATAGTGGAGAGTCAGCGAGTGGCTGGTGGCGCTCTGTTCGCGGTCCGGTGCGACCACGGTCACATCACCGAGTTCCGCCGCCGCGCGTGCCAGCGTCTGAATGCCGCCGGCGAGGTAACCATCATCATTGGCGACGAGAATGCGCATCAGTCGCTCGCGGCGAGCAGGTCACGCAGCGAATCGAGCTCCTCGCGCAGCACTGCCACCATTTGCTCGTCCAGCGCGGTCGCCGTCGCACGGGCCAGGTCGCCGCCCTTGCGCAGCTGATCGAGCCGCTGCTTTGCGCCCTCCACGGTATACTTCTCCACGTGCAGCAGCTGCTTCACCAGCAGGATGAGCTTGATCTCCTTGCGCTGGTAGACGCGGTTGCCCGACCGGTTCTTCGACGGGCTCAGCACGGAGAACTGCGACTCCCAGTAGCGCAGCACATGCGCCGGCAGCCCCACCAGGTCCGCCACCTCGCTGATCGAGTAGTATTCCTTGCGCACGAGAGGGCGCGAGCCGTGGTCGGCGCGCGCTGGAGCGTTCGTCTCATCAGCGCGCGCGTCATCCCGCGATTCCGTTGGTTCCGTCATCGCCAGAGCTCGGCCTTCGGTTCACGCATCATCAGATTCTCCACCGCTTCCGCAGCCGTTCTTCCCTCGAAGAGGACGGCGTGTACCTCTGCGACAATGGGCATTTCGATATCGGAGCGCAACGCGAGCGCGTGCGCGGCACGCGTGGTCTGCACGCCCTCCGCAATCATCGTCATTTCGGCGAGGACCTCATCGAGCGTGCGACCCCTGCCCAGCTCGACGCCGACATGAC carries:
- a CDS encoding MerR family transcriptional regulator: MTEPTESRDDARADETNAPARADHGSRPLVRKEYYSISEVADLVGLPAHVLRYWESQFSVLSPSKNRSGNRVYQRKEIKLILLVKQLLHVEKYTVEGAKQRLDQLRKGGDLARATATALDEQMVAVLREELDSLRDLLAASD